In Maylandia zebra isolate NMK-2024a unplaced genomic scaffold, Mzebra_GT3a scaffold11, whole genome shotgun sequence, a single window of DNA contains:
- the LOC143416077 gene encoding protein NLRC3-like, with translation MISLLEDNIITFVKNELKKIQKVLSPDYPECLESQRSSSREAFVKITVDFLRRMKQEELADRLQRQLQAPVCHRNLKSTLKKKFQCVFEGIAKAGNPTLLNQIYTELYITEGGTAEVNDEHEVRQIETASRKPDRPETTIRQEDIFKASPGRDEPIRTVLTKGVAGIGKTVLTQKYSLDWAEDKANQDIQFIFPFTFRELNVLKEEKFSLVGLVHHFFTETKEAGICSFEDFQVVFIFDGLDECRLPLDFHKTTILTDPRKSTSVDVLLINLIRGKLLPSARLWITTRPAAANQIPPDCVGMVTEVRGFTDPQKEEYFRKRFRDEEQASRIISHIKTSRSLHIMCHIPVFCWITATVLEDVLETREGGQLPKTLTEMYIHFLVVQAKVKKVKYDGGAETDPHWSPESRKMMESLGKLAFDQLQKGNLIFY, from the exons atgatttca ctgctggaggacaacatcatcacttttgtgaagaacgagctgaagaagatccagaaggttctgagtccagattacccagaatgcttagagagtcagaggagcagcagcagagaggcatttgtgaagatcacagtggacttcctgaggagaatgaagcaggaggagctggctgaccgtctgcagagac agCTTCAAGCTCcagtttgtcatcgtaaccttaaatccaccctgaagaagaagttccagtgtgtgtttgagggcatcgctaaagcaggaaacccaaccctcctgaatcagatctacacagagctctacatcacagagggagggactgcagaggtcaatgatgaacatgaggtcagacagattgaaacagcatccaggaaaccagacagaccagaaacaaccatcagacaagaagacatctttaaagcctcacctggaagagatgaaccaatcagaacagtgctgacaaagggagtggctggcattgggaaaacagtcttaacacagaaatacagcctggactgggctgaagacaaagccaaccaggacatccagttcatatttccattcactttcagagagctgaatgtgctgaaagaggaaaagttcagcttggtgggacttgttcatcacttctttactgaaaccaaagaagcaggaatctgcagctttgaagacttccaggttgtgttcatctttgatggtctggatgagtgtcgacttcctctggacttccacaaaactacaatcctaactgaccctagaaagtccacctcagtggatgtgctgctgataaacctcatcagggggaaacttcttccctctgctcgcctctggataaccacacgacctgcagcagccaatcagatccctcctgactgtgttggcatggtgacagaggtcagagggttcactgacccacagaaggaggagtacttcaggaagagattcagagatgaggagcaggccagcaggatcatctcccacatcaagacctcacgaagcctccacatcatgtgtcacatcccagtcttctgctggatcactgctacagttctggaggatgtgctggaaaccagagagggaggacagctgcccaagaccctgactgagatgtacatccacttcctggtggttcaggccaaagtgaagaaggtcaagtatgatggaggagctgagacagatccacactggagtccagagagcaggaagatgatggagtctctgggaaaactggcttttgatcagctgcagaaaggaaacctgatcttctattaa